One Gymnogyps californianus isolate 813 unplaced genomic scaffold, ASM1813914v2 HiC_scaffold_31, whole genome shotgun sequence genomic region harbors:
- the LOC127028304 gene encoding olfactory receptor 14A16-like has translation MSNSSSITEFLLLAFADTRELQLLHFWLLLGIYLAALLGNGLIIAAVACDHCLHTPMYFFLFNLSLLDLGSISTTLPKAMANSLWDTTAISYLGCAAQVFFFLFLISAEYFLLTIMAYDRYVAICQPLHYGTLLGSRACVHMAAAAWGSGFLSSVLHTANTFSLPLCQGNALHQFFCEIPHILKLACSDTYLREVGLLVVSACLVFGCFVFIVLSYVQIFRAVLRIPSEQGWHKAFSTCLPHLAVVSLVVSTAIFAHLKPPSISSPSLELVVSVLYSVVPPAVNPIIYSMRNKELKDAMWKMKTGCYSKAINCPSSSAEQL, from the coding sequence ATGTCCAACAGCAGCTCCATCactgagttcctcctcctggcatttgcagacacgcgggagctgcagctcttgcacttctggctcttgctgggcatctacctggctgccctcctgggcaacggcctcatcatcGCTGCCGTAGCCTGCGACCACTgcctccacacccccatgtacttcttcctctttaatctctccctcctcgacctgggctccatctccaccactctccccaaagccatggccaattccctctgggacaccacggccatctcctacttgggatgtgctgcccaggtcttttttttcctcttcttgatatcagcagagtattttcttctcaccatcatggcctatgaccgctatgttgccatctgccaacccctgcactacgggaccctcctgggcagcagagcttgtgtccacatggcagcagctgcctggggcagtggctttctcagttctgtgctgcacactgccaatacattttccctacctctctgccaaggcaatgccctgcaccagttcttctgtgaaatcccccacatcctcaagcTCGCCTGCTCAGATACCTACCTCAGGGAAGTCGGGCTTCTTGTGGTTAGTGCCTGTTTAgtgtttgggtgttttgttttcattgtgctgtcctatgtgcagatcttcagggccgtgctgaggatccctTCTGAGCAGGGatggcacaaagccttttccacatgcctccctcacctggccgtggtctccctcgttgtcagcactgccatctttgcccacctgaagcccccctccatctcctccccatccctggagctGGTGGTGTCAGTTCTGTactcggtggtgcctccagcagtgaaccccatcatctacagcatgaggaacaaggagctcaagGACGCCATGTGGAAAATGAAGACTGGATGTTATTCTAAAGCAATCAACTGCCCAtcttcttctgcagagcagttatAA